From the Mahella australiensis 50-1 BON genome, the window TCCCATAAGTTAATGTTAAAATTACTATTCCTCAAGTAACGTATTAGTTCTTTATAGTTCGGATAGCGTTCATTATCCCAAACGTAAGAACATGAATAGCTACTGCTCTGCCACCCGGGTTCAAGCCCGATAATATCGCAGGGCATTTTCCTTTCTCTAAAATAATCTGCCATTTTAATAACCTGATTATCGGTATATTTCGCATTGCATCTGTACGAAACGCCAAGTCCCCATAATGGCGGCATGCATCCGCCTCCGGAAAACATATTGTATTTTGCCACAACATCAGTAATGCTTTCACCTTCAAATATATAGATATCCACTCCTTTGGCCACAGGAATATCTATTACCATTACTGTTTTTTCCGTATATCCGGTCTTTTTATAAAGCTCCTCGGCATTCGTAATGACTGTATTGTTCGGAACTGCCGGTCTATTTTTATTTTTACCATAACCACAATAAAATTCTGCATATCTTGCTGTATCAACATAAATGCCATAATATTTATTAGTACAGTAAAAAGGTACGGGTGCGTGGCTGTCACCGCTGTTCGAAACAGGGTCGGCATTGGGACGCATCATCTTCTTACTGCCTTTATGGTTAAATCCATTCAACTGAAGCCCAAAACCGTAAACCTCCTCATCAAATTCTAAGGGAATCTCCAATCTGCATCCTCTCAAAGTTTTTTTAAAGTTAATGGAGCCTATATTGAATTTTGTTGCATCAGAGAGCTCTATCTTCGATATTTCCTTATATTTTGTCGGTGTAATCGATTCCGGTTCTCCAAAAGTCAGCTTATATACGCCTGTCATATTTCATCTCCGTCTTCTATGAATTAATATGTCATATATCTTACGTTGTTCTCTTAACCACATTCCGCATCTATCATCTATTGCTTCAACAATAATTACTATAACTCTTTAACGCGACATGGTAAATGATATAGATTTGACATAATGCGCTATAAAATTAAGCACTTTAAACTAACAGAATGTATATTTTTTATACTTTTGTAGCTATTTTTTAACTCGGTTATCTATTTAACGATCGGGATCAATACGCACACCGTTGTTCCTACATTCTGTTCGCTTTCTATAGTTATGCCATATTTTTGCCCGAACATCAGCTTTATGCGTTGATTTACATTCCTCAAGCCAATATGTTGGCCTTCTTTAGCATAATAATCGCCACTCAATTCGGTATTCAGCCGCACTACTTCATCGCGCGGTATGCCTATGCCGTTATCGGCGACTTCGATGATTATATCAGCCCCCATTTTATAAGCCTTTATGCTGATCATGCCTTTACCGGTCTTGGGCTTTATACCGTGATATATAGCATTCTCTATAAGAGGCTGAAGCGTGATCTTTAATATTTTACAATCCATTATTTCATCGGCTATCGACCATAAGACATCGAACTTATCATTATATCTCGTCCGCTGAATATCCACATATCGTTGAGCATGCTTTATCTCAACAGTTATCGGTATAAGATTACCTTCTGTTTCAAAGCTCAATCTCAATAGCTGAGATAAAGCCACCACCGTAGATGATACCTCATTTGGGCCTCCCGTTAATCTAACTGCCATCCAGTTTATAGTTTCCAATGTGTTATATAGGAAGTGCGGGCTGATCTGCGATTGCAGCGCCAAAGCCTGAGCACTTTTCAAAAGCTCCAGACGCCGTTCCAGCTCTTTTCCCATCTCCTGATTTTCGTCTAAGGTTTTCATAATGTTGTCAGCGATATACTTAAATTCGTCGGAATTATTTGTGCCTTTAGAAGATTGCATCCATTCGCTTGGTTTTTCCATTAATACGATGATATCCTTTATTGGACGGAAAATCCTAATCGCCGCAAAAAACGATAATACAACTCCTATGATTATACATATCATTATTATAATTGTCATAAATGCACGCAAATATCGGATCTTATACTCATATTGCGATAGTGGTACAATCGATATCATCGTCCAATCATTATATTCGGATGGCACGATGGAAATCACTTCTTTTATGCCATTTATATCAACAATAGGACGAGAAATAGTACCATCGGAACCAGGATATTCAATAGGCGTTACAGCTTTGATATCTTTGCCCATAACCGCAGGATCTTTATTATACAACACCTTGCCGCCCGCATCCACCATGAATACATTTTCAAAGCGTTCCGGCGTTACATTGCCGAACAATCCCCCCAATCTTTCCACGTTTATATTAATAACAACAGTCCCTTCGCTCTTACGGTCAAACGGATTAATGGTCCTATATATCGAAATGTATTTATGGATTACACCTGTCGCGTCGGCCCCCTGGCGCAATTCGTTCCAATAAAACATATCGTTCTTGTTGGTAGTATAACTTGTATGCCAGCTTTTGTCATAAAAATCGCTTAATGTACCATTTCCCCTTGTGCTCAGCACAAAATCATTCCTCTCAGAATAGATGTATATGGAATCTATATAGTCGCTGGAGTTGACTACCATATTGATATTGCGATTCACTGCTTGCGTCTTATTATAAATATCATCTGCAGAAGCATAGTCCATAGGGAACATCAGAAACCACTGCACATCCTGATCGGATGCTATATTAAGGGATTGTTTATCGGTCTCCCGAATCATTACATCTACCATATCCCTGACTTTCGACAGCGCATTAGCATTAAGCTCTCGCATTTCACCCTGCATAAGGTTATTATAGTAGCCGTACACCCCGATGCTTAGTCCCACAAGCGGCAATATTATGAGCAGTAAAACAAGTATAAAGTTCTTCACGAATATGCTGTTAAATTTGTAATTCTTGATATAGCGCCATATTTC encodes:
- a CDS encoding sensor histidine kinase, with amino-acid sequence MSNKTEIWRYIKNYKFNSIFVKNFILVLLLIILPLVGLSIGVYGYYNNLMQGEMRELNANALSKVRDMVDVMIRETDKQSLNIASDQDVQWFLMFPMDYASADDIYNKTQAVNRNINMVVNSSDYIDSIYIYSERNDFVLSTRGNGTLSDFYDKSWHTSYTTNKNDMFYWNELRQGADATGVIHKYISIYRTINPFDRKSEGTVVININVERLGGLFGNVTPERFENVFMVDAGGKVLYNKDPAVMGKDIKAVTPIEYPGSDGTISRPIVDINGIKEVISIVPSEYNDWTMISIVPLSQYEYKIRYLRAFMTIIIMICIIIGVVLSFFAAIRIFRPIKDIIVLMEKPSEWMQSSKGTNNSDEFKYIADNIMKTLDENQEMGKELERRLELLKSAQALALQSQISPHFLYNTLETINWMAVRLTGGPNEVSSTVVALSQLLRLSFETEGNLIPITVEIKHAQRYVDIQRTRYNDKFDVLWSIADEIMDCKILKITLQPLIENAIYHGIKPKTGKGMISIKAYKMGADIIIEVADNGIGIPRDEVVRLNTELSGDYYAKEGQHIGLRNVNQRIKLMFGQKYGITIESEQNVGTTVCVLIPIVK